DNA from Lagenorhynchus albirostris chromosome 15, mLagAlb1.1, whole genome shotgun sequence:
CCAACCACCTAAAGAGCCAAAAATAATagcagctcacacacacacaacaacccCACACACGCCAGAAAAGCCaatataaaatcataaatccaaaataaaggggaaaaaaaaaatcaaagccaacTACTGCCCCCAAAAGGCTCTTTAACcattctcaaaaaacaaaaaaaaaaagtttattaaaagtgTTCTTAATGCTTGAACGGAAAAGATTCCCAAATATACAGATGCCTCTTTTCTCAtagaaatagattatttttttataatacaaaaaaaaagaccaaaaaaacaacaacaaaaacaaaaacaacagcaacagcaacaacccCGTAGGAACATCTTTAAGCGATTACTCAGGGCCCGGCTGACAGTTACACGTGGGTTGCGTCAGTCCCGTGTACACACGCGTTCAGCCATGTTTAAACCGATTGCATCAACTTCGAAACCGGCCCGCCCGCCGGCGCCTGGAGAGGGGTCAGAAGGAGAGGCAGAGTTTATCATTCATCTGTACACATAGACATCTCTTCTTTAAATAACACCACGGGCGGGCGGCCCATCTGCATGTGCGGTTGGTGTGgacaaaaatatagatatatatatttaataaaatattaaaattaccgACGAGCTCCCCGCGCTGCCAAGTGCCCCAGTGCCAAAGTTTTGCCGGCGCCaccaggggcgggggcgggagcgCGGGCGCTTCCCGGAGTCTCGGTGGCCGCGGCGCGCCCGGCAGCGCGGAGGCCGGCCGGCAGGGGGACGCGCGCGGGGGCCGCGCTAGCAGTGGCCGGAGGAGGTGAGCAGGGGTTCTGGCAGCTGCTTGAACAAGTTCCGCAGAGTGCTGAGCTCGCGCGACAGCTGTTCCACCTTCTTCTGGAGCCGCTCGTTCTCGGCCGTGAGCTCCAGGACCTTGTGCTGCGTCTCCAGGTTGCGCATCTTGGCCTTGTCGCGGCTCTTGCGCACCGCGATGTTGTTGCGCTCACGCCGGATCTTGTACTCGTCGCTGTGCTTGTCCACGGTCTTCTTGGCCTTGCTCTTGACCTGCGAGGGCGCCGGCGCCGCCCCCACATAGCAGGCGGCCGGGGGCGCCTTGGCGTCTGCTGGGCTTGGCGTGCCGGGCGGGCTGGACGACGAGGACGTGGAGAGGCTCCCGCTGCTGCCGCTCGGCACCGCCTGGTAGCCGAGGTAGGCGCGCAGCGCGTACGGGAAACCAGCCGCCATGCCTGCGGCGCCGCCGCCCGGCCCTCCGGCCTCCTCCTTCCGCTTGCAGTCCGCGGGCTCGAAGCCCGGCTCCGCCTTGAGCTCGGCCGGctgcggtggcggcggcggcgggggcggcgggtgTAAGGGCGCGAAGCAGCCCGGGTGCAGCGCGCCCTTGGCGGCCCCCAGACGACCCAGGCTCACGTAGCCGTATTCGGCCGCCTTCTTGCAGTTCTTGCCCCCGTAGTCGTCAGAGAAGAGGTCGGAGAGGAAGTCGTGGTGCTGCCCGGAGGAGGCGGGAGCGGGGGCGGGCGCGGGCGGAGCCGCCTCAAAGGTGTCCGTGGCCGGCGCCGGGGCCTGCGGCGCGCCCAGCGGCTCCAGGTATGGACTGAAGTCGATGGCGCGCTCGTGGTCACCGATGCTACCCAGCTCGCCGGCGGGGGGGCGCGGCCCGGGTCTGGCCGCGGGGGGCGCCGCGGGGGCCGCCTTGCCGCCGTACGCAGCAGCCAAGCAGTCCGCCTCGTAGTAGAAGTTGGCCACTTCCATGGATTTAAAGGCAGGCGGCGGCGGCAGGGGGAGACATGCTGGGTCCCAGGCCACCAGGCGTTGCATGAACGCGGGTGCCcggggagggggcctggggctgcccgctcCGGCCGGCCCGCAGGTGGCGCGGCCTCCCAGCTCCGAACTGTCGCTGCTGTGTCCCTGATGCTGTTGCCGCTCCCTCCGGCGTGGCCGCTATTAGTGCGGGGGCTGGCGGCTGGCGGCTGGACCCTCGGGTGGGTCCCCTTCCCGGTCCCGTGCGCGGCTCTGACTCGCTAAAGTTTCTCCTGAGCCCGGTTATTTATAAGGCGGGCCATGGCAACGGCTGCGTCACAACTGGAGGccgccccagcccctccccaggcacGCAGAGGACACGCTGTGGCCGCCCGAGACCCCCGGGAGGGCGGTGGTGGGGCGTAGTGGCCAGACTGGAGACCCAGAGCGCGCCCTCGGGGGTCCCTCGGCCTGGTGGGGGGCGGCATCGCCCCCTGCCCATTCCCACCCGGCGGCCCCGGGATTGGGAGCGAGAGAAGGCGCTAACCCGCCCCCGGACCGCCCCCTCTGGGCTGGAGGCTATACTAGAAGGGAGGGGAGAATCCGGGGAGGGGGCAACGTGATCTTCTTCTCCCACCCCAAACACGGCCGCGGCCCGCCCCCTGCTGGAGGAGGCGCTGGCTTCAGGATCGGCTGCAACCAGTCCCGACTCTCCACCGAAGGGACGCGCTCCAGGCGGGATGCTGGAGACCCCAGCTCTGGCTCCCGGAGAGGTGACCCATCTCCACGGCCCTTCCCTGGGTCCAGCCTCGCCCCTAAACTTGCCCCCATCCCCAGATCTTGGAAGGAGGGAATTTCACACCTGTGGCGACTTCCTGTCTTAAATACGAAGACCTGGGTTTGGTGGCCTGCTGGTCAGGGGCGAGCTCCACTTGGGCCTGTGCCAAGGTCGACCGCGCCCCTCCCCTAGCCCCGCCCACCGCACCTGCCCGCCCCTCAGACCACACCCGGgtcatctccagccccaccacaGCCTGACATGGGCCCCGGGAGGGTGGAAGGGGACGGGGGTGCTTGTCTTCAAcacactgtgtgaccttgggcaagtcacttcacttctccaAGCTTCAGTCCGTGAAGGTGtcgttactgttattattattagttgtATTACTGTCTCCACCACAGACTCCCAAACATAAGGCTTACGGCTCTGGGACGCACATCGTAAAGAAGGGCCTTCTCCCAGGGTACAAAGAGGCCCAGAGGCCCACAGCACACCCAAGATCACATGGCCTCATGTCCCCCACTGTTCTCAGAAGGAAAGCCCTTGTCCAGGCACCCTCAGACCTATTTGCACCCGAGGCCAAAACACCTGTTTCTGaggctggtggggtgggggaccaGCCAGGCTCAGGAGGGGCCATGCAGGAGAGACCAGGTCCCTACTGGGCGGTGAGGGTGGGCCTGGACCCAGAGTTTGCTTGTTCACCCTGCCAGAAGCATGCCCTTGCTGCCCCCCTggttcacagatggggaaacaagaTGGCCCACCTGGATCTGAATTTAGGCCTGAGGCCCTCCCTGCAGAGTGGGCTCCAGCGGCCCCTTACGCTCTCCTGAGCCATTCCGAGGCCATTTGGGCAGCTCCTGGGCCTACCCCTCTGCCACCCCCGGCCCAGGCCGCCCAGGCAGGAGCTCCCAGCCTGCCCGGTTGCTGACCCCCAGCCCActgaccccagccctggccctggcgGGCAGGTGGACATTGCTCAACCTTCAGCATTATCTGCTGAGCTGGGGTGACCTCCGCCCTGGAGAGCTGGAGAAATGACATCTCTTGAGTgcccttggggggtggggggcagggaggaacaGGATGAAACACTGGCCCAGCCTGCTGGCTTTCTAGGCCTTCCCAGCAGCCTCT
Protein-coding regions in this window:
- the CEBPB gene encoding CCAAT/enhancer-binding protein beta produces the protein MQRLVAWDPACLPLPPPPAFKSMEVANFYYEADCLAAAYGGKAAPAAPPAARPGPRPPAGELGSIGDHERAIDFSPYLEPLGAPQAPAPATDTFEAAPPAPAPAPASSGQHHDFLSDLFSDDYGGKNCKKAAEYGYVSLGRLGAAKGALHPGCFAPLHPPPPPPPPPQPAELKAEPGFEPADCKRKEEAGGPGGGAAGMAAGFPYALRAYLGYQAVPSGSSGSLSTSSSSSPPGTPSPADAKAPPAACYVGAAPAPSQVKSKAKKTVDKHSDEYKIRRERNNIAVRKSRDKAKMRNLETQHKVLELTAENERLQKKVEQLSRELSTLRNLFKQLPEPLLTSSGHC